The nucleotide window ttaaaggcaggtattataagatttagttGTGAtctattataagtttactGTTCTTATGTgcttataacaaaataaataaattgcttaTAACTATAcctttaatgaaattatactATCCAGTACACAAGCCCTAAATAACTGCAAGATTTaccaacaatttattaataaaacatactgTGACCTctcttacaaaatttattattcattcagGTCTAAATGGTATTGCAATTTTTCCTTTAGAAAGGTTGACTTCATCCCAACAAATACACTGTAAACTCTTGCGATCCATAATGTCAGTATACAGTTTGCCATCTAAGTGATCCATTTCATGCTGTACAATCCTTGCTGGCCAGCCATGGTATGAATGGCATATTTCTTCCCCATCACCATTATACCCTGaaagttaaatacatatatctaaaataataataataatgaccaTAAGTAAACCAAATTATAATACTCCGAGAAATACTGCCAGCATTAAATGCCACAGGGactaaactttaaaattcctttttatttctttttatccatttttaaataatattaatattatgtacattaagatttttatttaatcatctaATTagatgataaataattaattgataattctTTTAGATGTTTGCATATGATGAAGAagagatacaaaaataacacattAATGGTTTACTTACCAGAAATTTTTACAGCTTGATATCTTGCTACTTCAGCTTGAAATGATCGTATACTCTCACATCCCTCAGTATGGACTACTTTTTtgtaatctaatatttttaatattgggtTCACATAGAcctgaaaaaaaatctcaatatATATGAAGtatcataattaatagttacaaaactaattaaaagaaaatgaagagcacaaaatttatttttcatacatactCACAGTCAAAGGTATTTCATACAtgcatttactttttatagttTCAGGTAGTTCAGAGCTTATTTCCGTGATTGTATGTCTCATaacaaatattcttttattaatacctATTTGAGGGGCAGACATTCCAACGCTACCATAGGTTTTGAGTACATGTTGTAAAATTGCTatgattttttgaatttcaggTGATCTTATTTTATCTATAGGGACATCTTCTGAAATTTTACGTAACGTAGGATCCCCTATTTGTGTAACATGATCGTATGGTGGATTTATTCTTCCTCGACTAGGCGATAATTTAGCATaccaatttaatgtttttctaAGAACACCCATTGCGTGGatataattagaatattattaaaataatacataagtaaattattcattaaagtTTCAAACTTCATGCATGACAACAATAATACTTGACAAAAACCCACAGAACGATCAAAAGTCAAATCATTATCATACTATCAATCGTTATCAAACTCATACACCAAGTCTCCAAAAcgtattataattagtaaaacaCTCAACTCAGACCTTGCACTGAATCAGAAATCTCGATTCTGCAATtctgaatgaaataaaaaagagcGCGCGCCAGGTAAAGTgcttattacactatgcgatattcagactgacttagtaagactgtcttaaaatctaattagcaagCTCGCTATTACACTGGACTGAATACCGCATGCTAACTCGACATTTTACTCATTTGCAAAGCGTACGTAGTCGGTGACGGATGTCGCCAtgtgacttaagaaactaccttagagtaggagttgccgagtttgaatgactattaaaatgtaatattagtaatttatattattatatgtaatttaatagatactccatacatttaatatggcaataaaaatggcatgtctcggtacaaatcaagaacagaaccaggctggcacactttagtatgttgtcattagagaatcgcagaaaatttattgacacatcgtttgcagctaagatattctataataagattgattgtc belongs to Pieris rapae chromosome 2, ilPieRapa1.1, whole genome shotgun sequence and includes:
- the LOC111004062 gene encoding peptide deformylase, mitochondrial, with the protein product MGVLRKTLNWYAKLSPSRGRINPPYDHVTQIGDPTLRKISEDVPIDKIRSPEIQKIIAILQHVLKTYGSVGMSAPQIGINKRIFVMRHTITEISSELPETIKSKCMYEIPLTVYVNPILKILDYKKVVHTEGCESIRSFQAEVARYQAVKISGYNGDGEEICHSYHGWPARIVQHEMDHLDGKLYTDIMDRKSLQCICWDEVNLSKGKIAIPFRPE